A genomic region of Rhodospirillales bacterium contains the following coding sequences:
- a CDS encoding co-chaperone GroES yields MKFRPLHDRVLLRRVEIDEKTPGGIIIPDTVKEKPMEGEIVAVGSGARDESGKVVPLDVKAGDRVLFSKWSGTEVTIDGEEMLVMKESDIMGVIEAAA; encoded by the coding sequence ATGAAATTTCGTCCTTTGCATGATCGTGTGCTTCTGCGCCGTGTGGAGATCGATGAGAAGACCCCTGGGGGCATCATCATTCCAGATACGGTTAAAGAAAAACCTATGGAAGGTGAAATTGTCGCTGTGGGTTCCGGCGCACGTGATGAGAGCGGGAAAGTTGTTCCGCTGGATGTCAAAGCCGGCGACCGCGTTCTGTTTTCCAAATGGTCCGGCACGGAAGTCACCATTGACGGTGAAGAGATGCTGGTTATGAAGGAAAGCGACATTATGGGTGTAATCGAGGCTGCTGCTTAG
- a CDS encoding Usg family protein: MADFNRQIMENYRLTTAEIIYRLPDYPDFLQSFIWQNYDIAPKFPELHNFLNFWKKEIEGSIHSVYVASKKIITPSDFGFHDYEVTLQ; the protein is encoded by the coding sequence ATGGCTGATTTTAATAGGCAAATCATGGAAAACTACCGCCTGACAACGGCGGAGATCATCTATCGCCTACCGGATTACCCGGATTTCCTGCAATCCTTCATATGGCAAAACTATGATATCGCTCCAAAATTCCCGGAACTTCATAACTTCTTGAATTTCTGGAAGAAAGAGATCGAAGGCTCCATTCACTCAGTTTATGTCGCCAGCAAAAAAATCATAACGCCATCCGATTTCGGTTTCCACGATTATGAAGTCACACTCCAGTAA
- a CDS encoding N-acetylmuramoyl-L-alanine amidase: MAGLLLTVTLLMAGWPASARALSIDGIRFGAHPDKTRLVVDLSEKTDFRAFVLADPYRMVVDLPDFDWQAGAIAKPVGGAVKDVRQGRLKPGVSRIVVDMAGPVVIRSAFILPQDRDHPHRLVLDFSSANQDEFLQYKGRLLGNLDVDNVTPVMASNMAVSSMPQEAGNQAQKTIKTAGGMIVPPHKPPLPDGIPPRTEKPIIVIDPGHGGTDPGAVGANGVFEKHVTLAMAKELKRQLEATGRYTVHLTRDTDTYIRLHKRVAYARKRNADLFVSLHADSIDKSNVRGASIYTLSEKASDAQTERLAARENRADLIAGVDLSVEDETVASILVDLAMRDTMNQSKFLANTMVVTMKSSSVKTLENPHRYAGFAVLKAPDIPSVLVEMGFMSNRQEAQMLNQTDYRRKIAGSLREGIEAYFRKVQKNNNT; encoded by the coding sequence TCCGTTTCGGCGCGCATCCGGATAAAACGCGTCTGGTCGTTGACCTGAGCGAAAAAACAGATTTTCGCGCTTTCGTTTTGGCCGATCCCTACCGGATGGTTGTCGATTTGCCGGACTTTGACTGGCAGGCCGGGGCGATCGCCAAGCCTGTCGGCGGCGCGGTCAAGGATGTTCGTCAGGGGCGCTTAAAGCCGGGAGTTTCCCGCATAGTCGTTGATATGGCGGGGCCGGTTGTGATTCGCTCGGCATTTATTTTGCCACAGGACAGGGATCATCCGCATCGGCTGGTTCTCGATTTTTCATCTGCGAATCAGGATGAATTCCTGCAATATAAAGGCCGGTTGCTGGGCAATCTGGATGTCGATAATGTCACGCCGGTGATGGCCAGCAATATGGCTGTTTCTTCCATGCCCCAAGAAGCCGGCAATCAGGCGCAAAAGACGATCAAAACGGCGGGGGGGATGATTGTTCCGCCGCACAAGCCGCCTTTGCCGGACGGCATACCGCCCCGTACAGAAAAACCGATTATCGTTATTGATCCCGGTCATGGCGGCACTGATCCCGGCGCGGTCGGTGCCAATGGCGTGTTCGAAAAGCATGTGACGCTGGCCATGGCCAAAGAGCTAAAACGCCAATTAGAGGCGACCGGACGGTATACCGTTCACCTGACCCGCGATACGGATACCTATATTCGCCTTCACAAGCGCGTGGCGTATGCCCGGAAAAGGAATGCCGATCTGTTTGTTTCCCTGCATGCGGATTCCATCGACAAGTCAAATGTTCGCGGCGCTTCGATTTATACGCTGTCGGAGAAAGCCTCGGATGCCCAGACTGAACGGCTGGCGGCGCGGGAAAACCGGGCAGACCTGATTGCCGGGGTTGATTTGAGCGTCGAAGATGAAACGGTGGCCAGTATCCTGGTTGATCTGGCGATGCGCGATACGATGAACCAGTCAAAATTCCTGGCCAATACCATGGTGGTGACCATGAAAAGCAGCAGTGTTAAAACGCTCGAAAACCCGCATCGTTATGCCGGATTTGCGGTGCTGAAGGCACCGGATATTCCTTCTGTCCTTGTGGAGATGGGCTTTATGTCCAACAGGCAGGAGGCGCAGATGTTGAACCAGACTGATTACCGGCGGAAAATTGCAGGTTCCCTCCGGGAAGGGATTGAGGCATACTTTCGGAAGGTACAGAAAAATAACAATACCTGA